A window of Halobellus sp. LT62 contains these coding sequences:
- the pyk gene encoding pyruvate kinase, which yields MRKAKIVCTLGPASDTEATIRGLADAGMSVARLNASHGTPDHRREVIDRIRAVDNAIDRPLAAMVDLQGPEVRTAPLEEPITLETDSEVRFVEGAEATPETVGLSYSISAAEPGDTILLDDGRIEATVRRVEDDTVVARIDSGGSLGGRKGVNLPGVDLDIDLITESDRAELAVAAETRADFVAASFVRDAEDVYTISDALDELGADIPVVAKIERAGAVENLDEIIDAAYGVMVARGDLGVEMPLEDVPIIQKRIIRKCHATGTPVITATEMLDSMIHARRPTRAEASDVANAVLDGTDAVMLSGETAIGDDPVRVVETMDRIVRQVEASEEYSEGREQHIPTADADSRTEALARSARYLARDVGASAIVAASESGYTARKTAKFRPAVPVVATTPTDRVRRQLALSWGVVPKYSAYRKGIDAMMEDAVDAALDAGVAESGDTVVVLSGMMTELEGTNTTNMLKLHVAAETVANGRKVVGGRVAGPLAVVDDGDLSAVPDGAILSLPAHFEGEFEGDTSKIAGIVDARPGMTGYPALVARELGIPMISGAPLPRRLSDGATLTLHAERGVVYEGDLIRHRGQSAVEE from the coding sequence ATGCGCAAGGCCAAGATCGTCTGTACGCTCGGCCCGGCCTCCGACACCGAGGCCACGATCCGCGGCCTCGCGGACGCGGGAATGAGCGTCGCGCGGCTCAACGCGAGCCACGGGACGCCGGATCACCGCCGCGAGGTGATCGACCGTATCCGCGCGGTCGATAACGCGATCGACCGGCCGCTGGCCGCGATGGTCGACTTACAGGGACCCGAAGTCAGAACAGCTCCCCTCGAGGAACCGATCACGCTGGAGACCGACAGCGAGGTCCGGTTCGTCGAGGGAGCGGAGGCGACGCCCGAGACGGTCGGGCTCTCGTACTCTATTTCCGCCGCCGAACCGGGAGACACGATCCTGCTCGACGACGGCCGGATCGAGGCCACGGTGCGACGCGTCGAGGACGACACCGTCGTCGCGCGGATCGACTCCGGCGGGAGCCTCGGCGGACGCAAGGGCGTCAATCTCCCCGGTGTCGACTTGGACATCGACCTCATCACCGAGAGCGACCGGGCGGAACTCGCCGTCGCCGCCGAGACCCGAGCGGACTTCGTTGCGGCCTCCTTCGTCCGCGACGCCGAGGACGTCTACACCATCAGCGACGCGCTCGACGAACTCGGAGCCGACATCCCCGTCGTCGCGAAGATCGAGCGCGCGGGCGCGGTCGAGAACCTCGACGAGATCATCGACGCCGCCTACGGCGTGATGGTCGCCCGCGGCGATCTGGGAGTAGAAATGCCGCTCGAAGACGTCCCGATCATCCAAAAGCGGATCATCCGCAAGTGCCACGCGACGGGCACGCCCGTCATCACGGCGACGGAGATGCTCGATTCGATGATCCACGCCCGGCGGCCGACCCGGGCGGAGGCCTCGGACGTCGCCAACGCGGTCCTCGACGGGACCGACGCGGTGATGCTCTCGGGGGAGACCGCGATCGGCGACGACCCCGTCCGCGTCGTCGAGACGATGGATCGGATCGTCCGCCAAGTCGAGGCCAGCGAGGAGTACTCCGAGGGGCGCGAACAGCACATCCCGACCGCGGACGCCGACTCCCGAACCGAGGCGCTCGCCCGCTCGGCGCGTTACCTCGCCCGCGACGTCGGCGCGAGCGCGATCGTCGCCGCGAGCGAGTCCGGCTACACCGCGCGCAAGACCGCGAAGTTCCGCCCCGCCGTCCCGGTCGTCGCCACGACGCCGACCGACCGCGTGCGGCGACAGCTCGCGCTCTCGTGGGGGGTCGTCCCGAAGTACTCCGCCTATCGGAAGGGCATCGACGCGATGATGGAAGACGCGGTCGACGCCGCCCTCGACGCGGGGGTCGCCGAATCCGGCGACACCGTCGTCGTGCTCTCGGGGATGATGACCGAACTGGAGGGGACGAACACGACGAACATGCTGAAGCTCCACGTCGCCGCCGAGACCGTCGCCAACGGGCGAAAGGTCGTCGGCGGCCGCGTCGCCGGACCGCTGGCGGTCGTCGACGACGGCGACCTCTCGGCGGTCCCCGACGGCGCGATCCTCTCGCTTCCGGCGCACTTCGAGGGCGAGTTCGAGGGCGACACCTCGAAGATCGCGGGGATCGTCGACGCGCGGCCGGGAATGACCGGTTACCCGGCGCTCGTCGCCCGAGAGCTGGGAATTCCGATGATCTCCGGCGCGCCGCTGCCCAGGCGGCTCTCGGACGGCGCGACGCTGACGTTGCACGCCGAGCGCGGCGTCGTCTACGAGGGCGACCTCATCAGACACCGCGGGCAGTCCGCGGTTGAGGAGTGA
- a CDS encoding restriction endonuclease: MIPELEPPAFVAFLADLWDARGWETSVRERADETRFVIGKRGDGKRGVIYVFPTTTATVTERHLKQFIGFCRKRGIDVAVVATQGAFAEGAKKIAAQRSVHLLDRSKLAGTVEEGGLDDVLARYTKTGPVESAVARLRGLGLPLPESLLERASDADESLASLRAKLGRGDDASGDSDGGAGSDDPTDGGDTTSGDDGSRLPSSVLPVSALRGLSNRSIPAVVLPVILAVAFVFGATMGPAVGLGAPFGVGSDSGLDVSAMSTAGENATVDVRWNARTTGSIQVNGTTYDAPEGETFLLVRMNVTNGAESPTQFDQPSLSVEVAGERYGHQPLDGVTGFPSAGLFEPGETREVWTVFSVPADGESATLLTTSEASVRFARDSALTPEATVASDES, from the coding sequence GTGATCCCCGAGTTGGAGCCGCCGGCGTTCGTCGCGTTCCTCGCGGACCTGTGGGACGCGCGCGGCTGGGAGACGTCCGTCCGAGAACGCGCCGACGAGACGCGCTTCGTGATCGGCAAGCGCGGCGACGGCAAGCGCGGCGTCATCTACGTCTTCCCGACGACGACCGCGACGGTCACCGAGCGACATCTCAAGCAGTTCATCGGCTTCTGCCGAAAGCGCGGTATCGACGTCGCCGTCGTGGCGACGCAGGGTGCCTTCGCGGAGGGTGCAAAGAAGATCGCCGCGCAGCGGAGCGTCCACCTCCTCGACCGATCGAAGCTCGCAGGCACGGTCGAGGAGGGCGGGCTCGACGACGTGTTGGCGCGGTACACGAAGACGGGGCCGGTCGAGTCCGCCGTCGCGCGACTCCGGGGGCTCGGCCTGCCGCTCCCCGAATCGCTGCTCGAGCGCGCGTCCGACGCCGACGAGTCGCTGGCGTCGCTTCGAGCGAAACTGGGACGCGGCGACGACGCGAGCGGGGATTCGGACGGGGGTGCCGGCAGCGACGATCCGACCGACGGGGGGGATACGACGAGCGGCGACGACGGGTCACGGTTGCCGAGTTCCGTTCTCCCCGTCTCGGCGCTCCGCGGGCTCTCGAACCGCTCGATCCCCGCGGTCGTGCTGCCGGTGATTCTCGCCGTCGCGTTCGTGTTCGGGGCGACGATGGGGCCGGCGGTGGGTCTCGGCGCGCCCTTCGGCGTCGGAAGCGATAGCGGACTCGACGTCTCGGCGATGTCGACCGCGGGCGAGAACGCGACCGTCGACGTCCGCTGGAACGCGCGGACGACGGGGTCGATACAGGTCAACGGTACGACCTACGACGCGCCCGAAGGAGAGACGTTCCTCCTCGTGCGGATGAACGTCACCAACGGGGCGGAAAGCCCGACGCAGTTCGATCAGCCGTCGCTGAGCGTCGAGGTCGCGGGCGAGCGCTACGGCCACCAGCCGCTCGACGGCGTGACCGGCTTCCCGAGCGCCGGGTTGTTCGAGCCGGGCGAGACGCGCGAGGTGTGGACGGTCTTCAGCGTCCCCGCCGACGGCGAGAGCGCGACGCTGTTGACGACTAGCGAGGCGAGCGTTCGCTTCGCCCGAGACAGCGCGCTCACGCCGGAAGCGACCGTCGCGAGCGACGAGAGCTGA
- the metG gene encoding methionine--tRNA ligase, whose product MSHEEFPTGDPAVVTCGLPYANGDLHIGHLRTYVGGDIYSRALKRLGQETAFVSGSDMHGTPVAVNAAEEGVTPEEFALRHHEQYEQTFPKFDVEFDNYGHTHDATNLETTQEMVRALEEAGYVYEKEIPVAYDPDADQWLPDRFVEGACPYCGEHARGDECDEGCGRHLEPGEIEDPVSTITGNPAEYRNREHKFFAVSDLQEYLGEFIDRLEGTSNAQNQPREWIEGELQDWCITRDMDWGVDYPGEEDLVLYVWVDAPIEYISSTKQYTERVGRDVFDWAEAWGAGGEEGGEIVHIIGRDIIQHHTVFWPAMLRAAGYAEPRAVMASGFITLEGKGFSTSRDRAVWADEYLDEGFRPDLLRYYLATNGGFQQDVDFSWGRFRERVNNELVGTVGNFVYRSLLFAAREFGGAPDVDVSDDVEARIERAIEEFEAGVNEYSVREIGESAVRLAQFGNEYIQRNEPWKLDDDDPEKAQVIRDCVQIAKAVAVLFEPITPEAAENIWGDLNEDGDVHAVGVDAALDVTTREFEEPTELFEKIPEARVEELNEKLEARVAEASDDEDADASAAADDTAADAGEAAADTGGSVDAAAADLEPIADERIGFEDFQELDIRVGEILAAEGIEGADKLAKLTVDIGVEERQIVAGIKQLHDLDSLPGTKIVVVANLEKAELFGVESNGMLLAAGEQADLLTTHGDAEPGTKVQ is encoded by the coding sequence ATGAGTCACGAGGAGTTCCCCACCGGGGACCCGGCGGTGGTGACCTGTGGGCTGCCGTACGCCAACGGCGACCTGCACATCGGCCACCTCCGGACGTACGTCGGCGGCGACATCTACAGCCGCGCGCTGAAACGACTCGGCCAGGAGACCGCGTTCGTCTCCGGGTCGGACATGCACGGCACGCCGGTCGCCGTCAACGCGGCCGAGGAGGGCGTCACGCCCGAGGAGTTCGCGCTCCGACACCACGAACAGTACGAGCAGACGTTCCCGAAGTTCGACGTCGAGTTCGACAACTACGGGCACACCCACGACGCGACGAACCTCGAGACGACCCAAGAGATGGTCCGCGCGCTGGAGGAGGCGGGATACGTCTACGAGAAGGAAATTCCCGTCGCCTACGACCCCGACGCCGACCAGTGGCTCCCGGATCGATTCGTCGAGGGGGCCTGCCCGTACTGCGGCGAGCACGCCCGCGGCGACGAGTGCGACGAGGGCTGCGGCCGGCACCTCGAACCCGGCGAGATCGAAGACCCCGTCTCGACGATCACCGGTAACCCCGCGGAGTACCGAAACAGAGAGCACAAGTTCTTCGCCGTCTCCGACCTGCAGGAGTACCTCGGCGAGTTCATCGATCGCCTCGAAGGGACGTCGAACGCGCAGAACCAGCCCCGCGAGTGGATCGAGGGCGAACTGCAGGACTGGTGTATCACCCGCGATATGGACTGGGGCGTCGACTACCCCGGGGAGGAGGACCTCGTCCTCTACGTCTGGGTCGACGCGCCGATCGAGTACATCTCCTCGACGAAGCAGTACACCGAACGCGTCGGGAGGGACGTCTTCGACTGGGCGGAGGCGTGGGGTGCGGGAGGCGAAGAGGGCGGCGAGATCGTCCACATCATCGGCCGCGACATCATCCAGCACCACACCGTCTTCTGGCCCGCGATGCTCCGTGCTGCGGGCTACGCCGAACCGCGGGCCGTGATGGCCTCCGGCTTCATCACGCTCGAAGGCAAGGGCTTTTCGACCTCGCGGGACCGCGCGGTCTGGGCCGACGAGTACCTCGACGAGGGCTTCCGGCCCGACCTGCTGCGCTACTACCTCGCGACCAACGGCGGCTTCCAGCAGGACGTCGACTTCTCGTGGGGGCGCTTCCGCGAGCGCGTGAACAACGAACTTGTCGGCACCGTCGGGAACTTCGTCTACCGCTCGCTGCTGTTCGCCGCCCGCGAGTTCGGCGGCGCACCGGACGTGGACGTCTCCGACGACGTCGAAGCGCGCATCGAGCGCGCCATCGAGGAGTTCGAAGCCGGCGTCAACGAGTACTCGGTGCGCGAAATCGGCGAGAGCGCGGTCAGGCTCGCGCAGTTCGGCAACGAGTACATCCAGCGTAACGAGCCGTGGAAGCTCGACGACGACGACCCCGAGAAGGCGCAGGTCATCCGCGACTGCGTCCAGATCGCGAAGGCCGTCGCCGTGCTCTTCGAACCGATCACGCCCGAGGCCGCGGAGAACATCTGGGGCGATCTCAACGAGGACGGCGACGTCCACGCGGTCGGTGTCGACGCCGCGCTCGACGTCACGACGCGGGAGTTCGAGGAGCCGACCGAACTGTTCGAGAAGATCCCCGAAGCGCGCGTCGAGGAGCTCAACGAGAAGCTCGAAGCGCGCGTCGCCGAGGCCAGCGACGATGAGGACGCCGACGCGTCGGCTGCGGCAGACGACACGGCCGCCGATGCGGGTGAAGCGGCCGCCGACACCGGCGGCAGCGTCGACGCCGCGGCGGCGGACCTCGAACCCATCGCCGACGAGCGCATCGGCTTCGAGGACTTCCAAGAACTCGACATCCGCGTCGGCGAGATCCTCGCCGCCGAAGGGATCGAGGGCGCGGACAAACTCGCGAAGCTGACCGTCGATATCGGCGTCGAAGAGCGCCAGATCGTCGCCGGGATCAAACAACTGCACGACCTCGACTCGCTTCCGGGAACCAAGATCGTCGTGGTCGCGAACCTCGAAAAGGCCGAACTGTTCGGCGTCGAGTCGAACGGGATGTTACTCGCGGCGGGCGAGCAGGCGGACCTGCTGACGACGCACGGCGACGCTGAGCCGGGCACGAAGGTCCAATAG
- a CDS encoding DUF7312 domain-containing protein gives MTARDDSGGVDREGSDEVNREDSGGTVVESDDGSDGDSAQEDGESAQKSSESTSERGEVIPRPRIAGESRTPATDSDVADERESAFVRPPIEPEEPAAENALFVVLGVIGTVLLFVSAVVPGVI, from the coding sequence ATGACTGCGCGAGACGATTCCGGCGGGGTCGACCGAGAGGGCTCGGACGAGGTCAATCGGGAGGATTCCGGCGGGACTGTCGTCGAGAGCGACGATGGCAGCGACGGCGACTCGGCCCAAGAGGACGGCGAATCGGCTCAGAAGAGTAGCGAGTCGACCTCAGAGCGTGGAGAGGTGATCCCCCGGCCGCGAATTGCCGGCGAATCGCGGACGCCGGCGACGGATTCCGATGTCGCCGACGAGCGCGAGTCGGCGTTCGTTCGCCCCCCGATCGAACCCGAAGAGCCCGCAGCGGAGAACGCGCTGTTCGTCGTCCTCGGCGTGATCGGAACGGTTCTGCTGTTCGTGAGCGCGGTCGTTCCCGGCGTCATCTGA
- the ppsA gene encoding phosphoenolpyruvate synthase, with the protein MAVAWLDDVRSADIDRVGGKAASLGELTGAGLPVPSGFVVTAGTYREFIENAGIDEELFSAVDVDHEDTTALREAHERAHELIMETPVPDEVRDEILSAYGSLGDGERFVAVRSSATAEDLPDASFAGQQETFLNIQEGALVERVKECWASLFSQRAIYYRNRQGFPHDEVDIAVVVQEMVDAEKSGVLFTSHPSTGEPQIIIEAAWGLGEAVVSGSVSPDNYVVDRESAEVQTATVADKKMMMIKDEATGETVEREVPDEKRSARVLSDEEIGELVEIGRRVEEHYGTPQDVEWAIYDGDVYMLQSRPITTIDDEEAEETAEAATNGGDSDSGDVLLRGLGSSPGIASGKARIVTKLDHLDQVGDGDIIVTEMTMPDMVPAMKRAAGIVTDEGGMTSHAAIVSRELGVPAVVGVGSATRELEDGQPITIDGDKGTIREGVEPEDEQHEPIEEARPKTPVKPMTATEVKVNVSIPEAAERAAATGADGVGLLRTEHMVLSLGKTPTKYIADNGERAYVDELVDGIRTAAEEFYPRPVRVRTLDAPTDEFRQLEGGEDEPREHNPMLGYRGIRRSLDNPGLFKHELEAFRRLFDMGYDNVEIMFPLVNDAEDVSRARELMKQAGVDPEKRQWGVMIETPAAALEVESMAAEEIDFVSFGTNDLTQYTLAVDRNNGRVADKFDELHPAVLKLLGDTIETCRELDVKTSICGQAASKPRMVQFLVERGISSVSANIDAVRDVQHEAKRVEQRLLLDSVR; encoded by the coding sequence ATGGCTGTAGCTTGGCTGGACGACGTACGGTCCGCCGACATCGATCGGGTCGGTGGCAAGGCGGCTTCACTGGGCGAACTCACAGGTGCAGGGCTACCCGTGCCGTCGGGATTCGTCGTGACTGCCGGAACCTACCGCGAGTTCATCGAAAACGCGGGTATTGACGAGGAGCTGTTCTCGGCTGTCGACGTCGACCACGAGGACACCACGGCGCTCCGCGAGGCGCACGAGCGCGCTCACGAACTCATTATGGAGACGCCGGTGCCCGACGAAGTCAGAGACGAGATCCTCTCGGCGTACGGGAGCCTCGGCGACGGCGAGCGCTTCGTCGCGGTCCGGTCCTCCGCAACCGCCGAAGACCTCCCGGACGCCTCCTTCGCGGGCCAACAGGAGACGTTCTTAAATATCCAAGAGGGCGCGCTCGTCGAGCGCGTCAAGGAGTGCTGGGCGTCGCTGTTCTCCCAGCGCGCGATCTACTACCGGAACCGTCAGGGGTTCCCCCACGACGAGGTCGACATCGCGGTCGTCGTACAGGAGATGGTCGACGCCGAGAAGTCGGGCGTCCTCTTCACCTCTCACCCGTCGACGGGCGAGCCGCAGATCATCATCGAGGCCGCGTGGGGCCTCGGCGAGGCGGTCGTCTCCGGTTCGGTCTCCCCCGATAACTACGTCGTCGACAGAGAGAGCGCCGAGGTGCAAACGGCCACCGTCGCCGACAAGAAGATGATGATGATCAAAGACGAGGCGACGGGCGAGACCGTCGAGCGCGAGGTTCCTGACGAGAAACGGAGCGCTCGGGTGCTTTCCGACGAGGAGATCGGAGAGCTGGTTGAGATCGGTCGGCGCGTCGAGGAACACTACGGGACGCCGCAGGACGTCGAATGGGCGATTTACGACGGCGATGTGTATATGCTCCAGTCGCGTCCCATCACGACCATCGACGACGAGGAGGCCGAAGAAACCGCCGAGGCCGCGACCAACGGCGGTGACTCCGACAGCGGCGACGTGCTCCTCCGGGGGCTCGGCTCCAGCCCCGGGATCGCCTCCGGCAAGGCGCGCATCGTCACGAAGCTCGACCACCTCGATCAAGTCGGCGACGGCGACATCATCGTGACCGAGATGACGATGCCGGATATGGTCCCGGCGATGAAGCGCGCCGCGGGGATCGTCACCGACGAGGGCGGGATGACCTCCCACGCCGCGATCGTCTCCCGCGAACTGGGCGTCCCGGCGGTCGTCGGCGTCGGGTCGGCGACCCGCGAACTCGAAGACGGCCAACCGATCACCATCGACGGCGACAAGGGAACGATTCGCGAGGGTGTCGAACCCGAAGACGAACAGCACGAACCGATCGAGGAGGCGCGCCCGAAGACGCCGGTCAAACCGATGACCGCGACCGAAGTGAAAGTCAACGTTTCGATTCCCGAAGCGGCCGAGCGAGCCGCCGCGACCGGCGCGGACGGCGTCGGGCTCCTCAGGACCGAGCACATGGTCCTCTCGCTCGGCAAGACGCCGACGAAGTACATCGCCGACAACGGCGAGCGCGCGTACGTAGACGAGCTCGTCGACGGCATCCGAACCGCGGCCGAGGAGTTCTATCCTCGTCCGGTCCGCGTGCGGACGCTCGACGCGCCGACCGACGAGTTCCGGCAGCTCGAAGGCGGCGAGGACGAACCGCGCGAGCACAACCCGATGCTCGGCTACCGCGGGATCCGCCGCTCGCTCGACAACCCGGGGCTGTTCAAACACGAACTGGAGGCGTTCCGCCGTCTCTTCGATATGGGCTACGACAACGTCGAGATTATGTTTCCCCTCGTCAACGACGCCGAGGACGTCTCGCGCGCCCGAGAGCTGATGAAACAGGCGGGAGTCGACCCCGAGAAGCGTCAGTGGGGCGTGATGATCGAGACGCCCGCGGCCGCGCTCGAAGTCGAGTCGATGGCCGCAGAAGAGATCGACTTCGTCTCCTTCGGGACGAACGACCTCACGCAGTACACGCTCGCCGTCGACCGGAACAACGGGCGCGTCGCCGACAAGTTCGACGAACTGCACCCGGCCGTCCTGAAGCTGCTCGGAGATACGATCGAGACGTGTCGTGAACTCGACGTGAAAACGAGCATCTGCGGCCAAGCGGCGTCGAAGCCGCGGATGGTCCAGTTCCTCGTCGAGCGGGGCATCTCGTCGGTGTCGGCGAACATCGACGCCGTTCGCGACGTCCAACACGAGGCCAAGCGGGTCGAACAGCGGCTCCTCCTCGACTCGGTCCGCTGA
- a CDS encoding DUF7282 domain-containing protein, with the protein MPHAPTSLVLVLALSLLLGTATPVSGVAVAPDRERPAAVLDDASPPASISGPGTAGIGVSHQVDDASGSFPEGNVSVTRGDEVTITVSHSDAATVTIGGPEYGFHVTVDLGGSGTDEIVIDTRSTTDSDPNAFIEGGSATLHSRPLDEPLEPEDYLLRLDVDGVERDVGTLTVEPRGELRAESFRAPGAFEPDEYLGGGEDGDADVGPLQSTMTAGTTVARGDYAVMRIEESGLETALNTSDLTGSAAANGLEVNFTQTEPGPNHAARALVATDSANVTVYPNFANDEFYVIWDTSGVDIESQSERNRYRATLTLTEESGLSEGSTTVATTTFTLQRQSVSLSPTNDSVHYPWDDATFAVEGSTTRAPNTEFEVRLRSTDPNAFLELADTTVDEDGNFEASFDLSDVSRGTNATLWVRDHFLETAQEVHLVAPDPTVRIENQTVTGTTVEIERAEVPNGGFVRIEDESGESVGRSDYLEPGRHVNVSAELGTPLFETQRLRAELVRAGDEDAYDPSAAAYAIDGNVVNDTAVVDFPEATTETVTPTRTATETETSTPTATPYPVVTRTPLAPDGASQSSLPLSPGVAIAAVLGAALLLARRGDAS; encoded by the coding sequence ATGCCTCACGCGCCCACTTCGCTGGTCCTCGTCCTCGCCCTCTCGCTCCTTCTCGGGACCGCGACGCCCGTCTCGGGTGTCGCAGTCGCTCCCGACAGGGAACGGCCAGCAGCGGTTCTCGACGACGCTTCGCCCCCCGCGTCGATTTCGGGGCCGGGAACCGCTGGCATCGGCGTCTCTCACCAGGTCGACGACGCCTCCGGGTCGTTCCCCGAGGGCAACGTCAGCGTGACGCGCGGCGACGAAGTGACGATCACCGTCTCACATTCGGACGCCGCGACCGTCACGATCGGCGGCCCCGAGTACGGGTTCCACGTCACCGTCGACCTCGGCGGCAGCGGGACCGACGAGATCGTCATCGACACCCGAAGCACGACCGATTCGGACCCGAACGCCTTCATCGAGGGCGGGTCGGCGACGCTGCACTCTCGGCCGCTCGACGAGCCGTTAGAGCCCGAAGACTACCTACTCCGCCTCGACGTCGACGGCGTCGAGCGCGACGTCGGCACGCTCACGGTCGAACCCCGTGGCGAACTGCGCGCGGAATCCTTCCGTGCACCGGGCGCGTTCGAGCCCGACGAGTACCTCGGCGGCGGCGAGGACGGCGACGCCGACGTCGGCCCGTTACAGTCGACGATGACAGCCGGGACGACCGTCGCCCGCGGCGACTACGCCGTGATGCGTATCGAAGAGAGCGGCCTCGAGACGGCGCTGAACACGAGCGATCTCACGGGGAGCGCCGCGGCCAACGGCCTCGAGGTGAACTTCACGCAGACGGAGCCCGGACCGAACCACGCCGCTCGCGCTCTCGTCGCGACCGACTCGGCGAACGTCACGGTGTACCCGAACTTCGCGAACGACGAGTTCTACGTCATCTGGGATACCTCCGGCGTCGACATCGAATCCCAGTCGGAGCGAAACCGCTACCGCGCGACGCTGACGCTCACAGAAGAGAGCGGCCTCTCCGAGGGGTCGACGACGGTCGCGACGACGACGTTTACCCTCCAACGCCAGTCGGTTTCGCTGTCCCCGACGAACGACTCTGTTCACTACCCGTGGGACGACGCGACGTTCGCCGTCGAGGGGTCGACGACGCGCGCGCCGAACACGGAGTTCGAGGTGCGGTTGCGCTCGACGGACCCGAACGCCTTCCTCGAACTCGCCGATACGACCGTCGACGAGGACGGAAACTTCGAGGCGTCCTTCGATCTCTCCGACGTCTCTCGCGGGACGAACGCGACGCTGTGGGTCCGCGATCACTTCTTGGAAACGGCTCAGGAGGTGCATCTCGTCGCGCCGGATCCGACGGTCCGCATCGAGAACCAGACGGTGACCGGTACCACTGTCGAAATCGAGAGGGCCGAGGTCCCGAACGGCGGGTTCGTTCGAATCGAAGACGAGAGCGGAGAGTCGGTGGGACGGAGCGACTACCTCGAACCCGGCCGGCACGTGAACGTGTCGGCGGAACTCGGTACGCCGTTGTTCGAGACGCAGCGGCTCCGCGCAGAACTGGTCCGCGCGGGCGACGAGGACGCCTACGACCCGAGCGCGGCGGCCTACGCGATCGACGGGAACGTCGTGAACGACACCGCCGTCGTCGACTTCCCGGAGGCAACGACCGAGACCGTAACGCCGACGCGGACGGCGACAGAGACAGAAACGAGCACGCCGACCGCGACGCCGTACCCCGTCGTGACGCGGACGCCGCTCGCACCCGACGGGGCGTCCCAGTCGAGTCTGCCGCTGTCACCCGGCGTCGCCATCGCGGCGGTGCTCGGCGCGGCTCTCCTTCTCGCCCGTCGGGGTGACGCATCGTGA
- the mfnA gene encoding tyrosine decarboxylase MfnA, whose amino-acid sequence MQRAAPQTFERVLSSMCTEPHPDAREAAARFLATNPGDPATYAEISELEARAVAGLGRLAGFDVPEPGSVTVDTGSGIRTTATPDAPNGYITSGGTEANIQAVRSARNRSDAADPNVVAPESVHFSITKAADVLGVELRTVPTDEDHRVDVDAVSAAIDSETVLVVGVAGTTEYGRVDPIPALVDLAHDAGAYCHVDAAWGGFLLPFTDHEWNFAHAPIDSLTIDPHKCGRAVIPAGGLLFRDAAGMDALAVDTPYLESTSQASLTGTRSGAGVASAVAAMDALWPDGYRREYERADRLARWFAAKLRERSVDVADVELPIVVGDLDGQTFHALRDRGWRLSRTGDGLVRVVVMPHVTREMLRAFLGDLDAVR is encoded by the coding sequence ATGCAGCGGGCGGCCCCGCAGACGTTCGAGCGCGTTCTCTCCTCGATGTGCACGGAGCCACATCCGGACGCCCGCGAAGCCGCAGCGCGGTTTCTCGCGACGAATCCCGGCGATCCGGCGACGTACGCCGAGATCAGCGAACTCGAAGCTCGCGCCGTCGCCGGGCTCGGCCGGCTCGCCGGGTTCGACGTGCCAGAACCGGGCAGTGTGACGGTCGATACGGGGTCCGGTATCCGGACGACGGCCACGCCGGACGCCCCGAACGGCTACATCACAAGCGGCGGGACGGAGGCGAACATCCAAGCGGTCCGCTCGGCGCGAAACCGCAGCGACGCCGCCGACCCGAACGTCGTCGCCCCCGAGAGCGTTCACTTTTCAATCACCAAGGCCGCCGACGTTCTCGGCGTGGAGCTGCGGACCGTCCCGACCGACGAGGACCACCGCGTGGACGTCGACGCCGTGTCGGCCGCGATCGACTCCGAGACCGTCCTCGTCGTCGGCGTCGCCGGCACGACCGAGTACGGTCGGGTCGATCCCATCCCGGCACTCGTCGATCTCGCGCACGACGCCGGCGCGTACTGTCACGTCGACGCCGCGTGGGGAGGCTTTCTCCTCCCGTTCACCGACCACGAGTGGAACTTCGCCCACGCGCCGATCGACTCGCTGACGATCGACCCCCACAAATGCGGGCGGGCGGTGATCCCCGCCGGCGGGCTGCTCTTCCGCGACGCCGCGGGGATGGACGCGCTCGCGGTCGATACGCCGTATCTCGAATCCACCTCACAAGCGTCGCTGACGGGGACCAGAAGCGGCGCGGGCGTCGCGAGCGCCGTCGCCGCGATGGACGCGCTGTGGCCCGACGGCTACCGCCGCGAGTACGAGCGCGCAGATCGGCTCGCTCGGTGGTTCGCCGCGAAACTCCGTGAGCGGAGCGTGGACGTCGCCGACGTCGAACTCCCGATCGTCGTCGGCGACCTCGACGGACAGACCTTCCACGCGCTCCGGGATCGCGGCTGGCGGCTCTCGCGCACGGGCGACGGGCTCGTTCGGGTCGTCGTGATGCCGCACGTGACGCGGGAGATGCTTCGGGCGTTCCTCGGCGATCTCGACGCGGTTCGGTAG